Proteins co-encoded in one Sulfurospirillum arsenophilum NBRC 109478 genomic window:
- a CDS encoding putative bifunctional diguanylate cyclase/phosphodiesterase, with protein sequence MRSRISPFRIVLIYALFATLWIFFSDHAVEYFVDNVTVFATLSTYKGFFFVLITSLFLYGLIKAKITQIESMQKKLKENEQRLEYVIHGADLGYWDWDYVHDTHIVNDRWLSFLGLVREDIHEEVTDWSERIHPDDKIIAQRAIENTIRNNKPYIIEFRMRHSDGHWVWIEGSGAVVERDEKTGVPLRLAGTHRDISNRKNTQKEILFLALNDPLTKLPNRVYLKQELEKRLLDELELCFLFLDLDRFKTINDMYGHTTGDKVIQVVAERLRASLNELDFIARVGGDEFVILSSDSLHVKTLSERLLQSLEAPIEIGFEQFRVSASMGIACSPKDGKSFETLFRNADTAMYEAKKSLQKSCVFYTKSMTEQLLNISKLDNDLKHAVENDEFVIFYQPQINLFTNKMIGLEALVRWQHPVEGMIPPNNFIPRTEETRLIIPLGLLIFKKALEQMKRWQEKGFFDGILAINISSVQIEEEDFVEKIEAIRQEIGVSALNIELEVTESCFMNFPEHVSKTLQKLETVGYKISIDDFGTGYSSLSYLKQLPLDKLKIDRSFIKDLPYDKDDQAISKAIIALGKTLNLEVLAEGVETEEQKAFLIENECDSMQGFLFAKPLSAEVLEATFHQN encoded by the coding sequence ATGCGTTCTAGAATTAGTCCATTCCGTATTGTGCTTATTTATGCTCTCTTCGCAACGTTATGGATATTTTTTTCAGATCATGCTGTAGAATATTTTGTTGATAATGTGACCGTATTTGCAACGCTCTCAACGTATAAAGGTTTTTTCTTTGTTCTTATTACTTCATTATTTCTTTATGGACTTATTAAAGCGAAAATTACGCAAATTGAATCAATGCAAAAAAAACTTAAAGAGAATGAGCAACGCTTAGAGTATGTTATTCATGGGGCTGATCTTGGGTATTGGGATTGGGACTATGTGCATGATACACATATTGTCAATGATCGATGGCTCTCATTTTTAGGACTGGTGCGTGAAGATATTCATGAAGAGGTAACGGATTGGTCTGAGCGAATCCATCCTGATGATAAAATCATTGCACAAAGAGCTATTGAAAACACAATTCGCAACAATAAACCCTATATTATAGAGTTTCGTATGCGCCATTCTGATGGTCATTGGGTTTGGATAGAAGGCTCTGGAGCTGTCGTAGAACGTGATGAAAAAACGGGCGTTCCTCTGCGCCTTGCTGGCACACATCGCGATATTAGCAATCGCAAAAATACACAAAAAGAGATACTCTTTTTAGCGCTTAATGATCCTTTGACGAAACTTCCTAATCGTGTCTATTTAAAACAAGAGCTTGAAAAGCGCCTCTTAGATGAGCTAGAACTCTGCTTTTTATTTTTAGATTTGGATCGTTTTAAAACCATCAATGATATGTATGGGCATACTACCGGTGATAAAGTCATCCAAGTCGTTGCTGAACGTCTTAGAGCATCACTCAACGAGCTAGATTTTATAGCCCGCGTAGGTGGTGATGAGTTTGTGATTCTTTCAAGTGATTCTTTACATGTAAAAACATTATCTGAACGATTATTGCAAAGCTTGGAAGCACCTATAGAAATTGGTTTTGAACAGTTTAGGGTAAGTGCTAGCATGGGGATTGCCTGTTCTCCAAAAGATGGTAAAAGCTTTGAAACACTCTTTCGAAATGCTGACACAGCAATGTATGAAGCTAAAAAAAGTCTCCAAAAGAGCTGTGTTTTTTACACCAAGTCGATGACAGAACAACTTTTAAATATATCTAAATTGGACAATGACCTTAAACATGCTGTAGAAAACGATGAATTTGTTATTTTTTATCAACCACAAATTAATCTTTTCACCAATAAAATGATAGGTTTAGAAGCGCTTGTCAGATGGCAGCATCCCGTTGAAGGGATGATACCGCCGAATAATTTTATTCCAAGGACTGAAGAGACACGACTGATTATTCCTCTTGGATTATTAATCTTCAAAAAAGCGTTAGAGCAGATGAAACGATGGCAAGAGAAAGGTTTTTTTGATGGTATTCTTGCGATTAATATCTCTAGCGTACAGATTGAAGAGGAAGATTTTGTTGAAAAAATTGAAGCTATACGCCAAGAAATAGGGGTAAGTGCACTTAACATTGAGCTTGAAGTTACGGAGAGCTGTTTCATGAATTTCCCTGAACACGTCTCTAAAACGTTGCAAAAATTAGAAACTGTTGGGTATAAAATTTCGATTGATGATTTTGGGACAGGCTACTCTTCTCTCAGTTATTTGAAACAGTTACCATTAGATAAACTTAAAATTGATCGCTCTTTTATTAAAGATTTGCCATACGATAAAGACGATCAAGCGATTTCAAAGGCGATCATCGCTCTGGGTAAAACGCTTAACCTTGAAGTCCTAGCCGAAGGTGTTGAAACGGAAGAGCAAAAAGCATTTTTGATCGAAAATGAATGCGATAGCATGCAAGGATTCCTTTTTGCAAAGCCTCTTAGTGCCGAAGTATTGGAAGCAACTTTTCACCAAAACTAA
- the tatB gene encoding Sec-independent protein translocase protein TatB yields the protein MFGMGIGEILVIAIVAIIFLGPEKLPEAMVKGAKFFKSFKNSINDVKSSFEQEMKIQELKDEALTYKKKLDEVATNARKVITFDELEEIKKSTQGVNDSLKELEESVKESTTLDTPSTITPEPIQVQVIETPKEIKKEDNV from the coding sequence ATGTTTGGAATGGGAATAGGAGAAATCCTTGTTATCGCGATTGTTGCTATTATATTTTTAGGTCCAGAGAAACTTCCTGAGGCAATGGTCAAGGGTGCAAAATTTTTCAAGTCATTTAAAAACAGCATCAATGACGTCAAAAGTAGTTTTGAACAAGAGATGAAAATCCAAGAGCTCAAAGACGAAGCGCTTACGTATAAGAAAAAATTGGATGAAGTAGCTACCAATGCACGTAAAGTCATTACATTTGATGAACTCGAAGAGATCAAAAAATCAACACAAGGTGTTAATGACTCTTTGAAAGAACTCGAAGAGAGCGTCAAAGAGAGTACAACACTCGATACACCTTCGACGATCACACCCGAACCTATCCAAGTGCAAGTGATCGAAACGCCTAAAGAGATAAAAAAAGAGGACAATGTATAA
- the tatC gene encoding twin-arginine translocase subunit TatC, translating into MFDELKPHLAELRKRLSVSLVTIFVMFLICFSFWQPILAWMIAPLKAVLPEGSNVIFTGVQEPFFTAMKVAFFAGFILSLPVIFWQFWLFVAPGLYDNEKKLVIPFVFAATMMFTIGASFCYYVVVPLAFGFLIAFGSALFTALPSIGEYVGFFTKFLVGFGLSFEMPVVIFFFAKLGLVDDKGLKEFFRYAIVIIFVVAGILTPPDILSQFLMAGPLLILYGISILVAKIVNPYIPPENDDTEEEPVEKSEE; encoded by the coding sequence ATGTTTGATGAGTTAAAGCCCCATTTAGCAGAACTTCGTAAAAGACTTTCCGTTTCACTCGTTACCATTTTTGTGATGTTTCTTATCTGTTTTTCGTTTTGGCAGCCTATTCTTGCATGGATGATAGCACCACTTAAAGCCGTACTTCCAGAAGGAAGCAATGTCATTTTTACTGGCGTTCAAGAACCTTTCTTCACCGCAATGAAAGTCGCTTTTTTTGCAGGGTTTATTCTATCTTTGCCTGTTATTTTTTGGCAATTTTGGCTCTTTGTCGCTCCTGGTCTTTATGACAATGAAAAAAAATTGGTAATTCCTTTTGTATTTGCAGCAACAATGATGTTCACCATAGGAGCCTCTTTTTGCTACTATGTTGTCGTTCCTCTGGCCTTTGGCTTTTTGATTGCTTTTGGTAGTGCCCTGTTTACCGCACTTCCTAGCATTGGCGAATACGTTGGCTTCTTCACAAAATTTTTAGTTGGTTTTGGACTCTCATTTGAAATGCCTGTTGTCATCTTTTTCTTTGCAAAATTAGGACTTGTAGATGACAAAGGCTTAAAAGAGTTCTTCCGCTACGCCATCGTGATTATCTTTGTTGTTGCAGGTATTTTGACCCCTCCCGATATTCTTTCTCAGTTCTTAATGGCAGGACCCCTACTGATTCTTTATGGTATCTCTATTTTGGTGGCAAAAATTGTCAATCCGTACATCCCACCTGAAAATGATGATACAGAAGAAGAACCTGTTGAAAAGAGTGAGGAATAA
- the queA gene encoding tRNA preQ1(34) S-adenosylmethionine ribosyltransferase-isomerase QueA, with the protein MDPLLKSTYDYTLPPELIATHPVEPRDEARLLVLDRKSGRITHTLFKHLFDFLPSDIAVLLNDTKVVKARVFGKKESGGEVEVLLNAPLQDNLYSVYIKGRVKVGTKLFFNEKMEAEIRELKEDGTRIVAFSQEGKALHTKALFDVLEKIGHIPLPPYIKREDTKEDSVDYQTVFAKEQGAVAAPTASLHFTPNMFEELKRRYETHFLTLHVGAGTFKPVEAEHILEHVMHSEIYAIPSLTCKLIQSPKNILAVGTTVTRTIEYFARTSNAVGRCDLFLHPQNLPLRVNHLLTNFHLPKSTLIMLVASFVGIDKTLELYEEAVKEKYRFFSYGDAMLII; encoded by the coding sequence ATAGACCCGCTTTTAAAATCAACTTACGACTACACGCTTCCACCAGAGCTTATCGCCACACATCCGGTTGAACCCCGAGATGAGGCGAGGCTTTTGGTGCTTGATCGCAAAAGTGGTCGTATCACACATACACTTTTTAAACACCTCTTTGACTTTTTACCCTCAGACATTGCAGTCCTTCTCAATGACACAAAAGTCGTTAAAGCACGTGTTTTCGGCAAAAAAGAGAGCGGTGGTGAAGTCGAAGTGCTTCTCAATGCTCCTTTGCAAGACAATCTTTATTCGGTGTATATCAAAGGTCGTGTCAAAGTCGGAACGAAGCTCTTTTTTAATGAAAAGATGGAAGCAGAAATTAGAGAACTCAAAGAAGATGGCACACGTATTGTTGCTTTTAGCCAAGAAGGAAAAGCACTGCACACCAAAGCTCTTTTTGATGTTTTAGAAAAAATTGGACATATCCCTCTTCCTCCATACATCAAACGTGAAGATACAAAAGAGGATAGTGTAGATTACCAAACGGTATTTGCTAAAGAGCAAGGTGCCGTTGCTGCACCAACAGCGTCGCTTCACTTTACACCTAATATGTTTGAAGAACTCAAAAGGCGTTATGAAACACACTTTTTAACCTTACATGTAGGTGCGGGAACGTTTAAGCCTGTGGAAGCAGAGCATATCTTAGAACATGTGATGCATTCTGAGATTTACGCTATTCCCTCGCTTACATGTAAACTCATTCAAAGTCCAAAAAATATTCTTGCCGTGGGGACAACGGTGACTAGAACCATCGAGTATTTTGCACGTACAAGCAATGCAGTAGGAAGGTGTGATCTCTTTTTACATCCACAAAATTTACCACTTCGCGTCAATCACCTCTTAACCAATTTTCACCTTCCAAAATCGACATTAATTATGTTAGTGGCTTCATTTGTGGGGATTGACAAAACGCTAGAACTCTACGAAGAAGCCGTGAAAGAAAAGTATCGTTTCTTCTCTTATGGCGATGCAATGTTAATTATTTAA
- a CDS encoding flagellar basal body rod C-terminal domain-containing protein, translating into MQINATAMTAMSNWMNNSAQNVANVNTEKYNATQTTITNQDNAVVAQSRKSTNGTDLATEFTDQIAIDKSFEANADTIKTQDEMLGSLLDMKA; encoded by the coding sequence ATGCAAATTAATGCAACTGCCATGACGGCTATGTCCAACTGGATGAATAACAGTGCTCAAAATGTTGCTAATGTCAACACAGAAAAGTACAATGCGACCCAAACAACGATTACAAATCAAGATAATGCTGTTGTTGCACAAAGCAGGAAATCAACTAATGGTACCGATTTAGCGACAGAATTCACCGATCAAATTGCGATTGATAAAAGCTTTGAGGCCAATGCCGATACCATTAAAACTCAAGATGAAATGCTTGGCAGTTTATTGGATATGAAAGCGTAA
- a CDS encoding substrate-binding periplasmic protein — MKYLLLIAFFSLTLCAEVFKVYTEQSPPYSFLENGNVKGSSTRLVEELFAKSGHQFFDNSIRLLPWARGYRNVLNETNSMIYSMVRSPEREALFQWVGPVGKMTLGIIAKKSRHLQVPSPSVLHRYKIATIPDTASEKALLDLDFRLENLERFANRTSQLKKLQENRVDAIAFSVESAFSLLEEMGCDISEYEVVYVLKESDLYFAFNKETNPKMIDNLNNTLKTLVK; from the coding sequence ATGAAATATCTTTTGCTCATAGCTTTTTTCTCTTTGACGCTTTGTGCAGAAGTTTTTAAAGTCTATACGGAGCAAAGCCCTCCCTATAGTTTTTTAGAAAATGGTAACGTGAAGGGTTCCTCAACACGCCTTGTTGAAGAGTTGTTTGCCAAGAGTGGTCATCAATTTTTTGATAATTCTATTCGACTTTTACCTTGGGCTAGAGGCTACCGTAATGTTTTAAACGAAACAAATTCGATGATATATAGCATGGTACGTTCACCTGAGCGGGAAGCACTGTTTCAATGGGTTGGACCTGTTGGGAAGATGACATTAGGTATTATTGCCAAGAAAAGTAGGCATTTACAAGTTCCATCGCCTTCTGTCTTGCATCGCTATAAAATTGCAACCATCCCTGATACGGCTTCAGAAAAAGCACTCTTAGACCTTGACTTTCGTTTGGAGAATTTGGAGCGTTTTGCCAACCGTACATCACAGCTGAAAAAACTCCAAGAAAACCGCGTAGATGCCATTGCTTTTAGTGTTGAATCAGCATTCTCTTTGCTTGAAGAGATGGGGTGTGATATTTCAGAATACGAAGTAGTTTATGTTTTAAAAGAGAGTGATCTCTATTTTGCTTTTAACAAAGAAACAAATCCAAAAATGATTGATAATCTAAACAATACACTCAAAACCCTCGTCAAATAG
- a CDS encoding HD domain-containing phosphohydrolase translates to MAKILVIDDTPEYIEMLCSILNEYEVYAAKEGKKGLMLAESILPDLILLDINMPLMTGYEVCRRLKQMDKVRNIPIIFLTANDGSDYEEIGFNVGAVDFIAKPFHASLLKARVKTHISLYQLQSNLQQQVDSQTEEIRKLNHEMTYLAASIAELKSKETGQHLRRVAEFCYLFCKFLGHDEAECEKVKMAAVLHDIGKVGISDEILNKPDKLNDQEWEIMKRHSVMGYEMLIDSEFELMRLAATIALEHHERWDGEGYPHGKKGENIALVGRICSVADVFDSLLDKRVYKDPWEEKVVRDYFVMMKGSQFDPNITDILLDNFDMFIYTWKSLQRARSTL, encoded by the coding sequence ATGGCTAAAATCTTAGTCATTGATGATACACCTGAATACATTGAAATGTTGTGTTCCATACTCAATGAGTATGAAGTTTATGCGGCAAAAGAGGGAAAAAAAGGGCTTATGTTAGCCGAATCCATACTTCCTGATTTGATCTTACTGGATATTAATATGCCTTTAATGACAGGCTATGAAGTGTGTCGCAGACTGAAACAAATGGATAAAGTTCGCAATATCCCTATTATCTTTCTGACTGCAAATGATGGTAGTGATTATGAAGAGATAGGATTTAATGTAGGTGCTGTTGATTTTATTGCAAAACCTTTTCATGCAAGCCTTTTAAAAGCGAGGGTTAAAACACACATCTCGTTGTACCAACTTCAATCAAATCTTCAACAACAAGTCGATAGCCAAACCGAAGAGATTCGGAAACTTAATCATGAAATGACGTATCTTGCAGCCTCTATTGCTGAACTTAAATCCAAAGAGACGGGACAACACTTAAGACGTGTTGCTGAATTTTGTTATCTTTTTTGCAAATTTCTAGGTCACGATGAAGCTGAGTGTGAGAAAGTAAAAATGGCAGCCGTTTTACATGACATCGGTAAAGTCGGCATTAGTGATGAAATTTTGAATAAACCTGATAAGCTGAATGATCAAGAGTGGGAAATTATGAAAAGACACTCAGTGATGGGCTACGAGATGCTCATTGATTCTGAGTTTGAACTAATGCGTTTGGCGGCAACCATTGCATTAGAACACCACGAGCGTTGGGATGGCGAGGGTTATCCTCATGGCAAAAAAGGAGAAAATATTGCTTTAGTAGGACGTATTTGCTCTGTTGCCGATGTTTTTGACTCGCTTTTGGACAAGCGTGTTTATAAAGATCCGTGGGAAGAGAAAGTAGTACGAGACTATTTTGTAATGATGAAAGGATCGCAGTTTGATCCTAATATTACCGATATTTTATTAGACAATTTTGATATGTTTATCTATACATGGAAGTCGCTTCAACGCGCAAGAAGTACGCTATGA
- a CDS encoding response regulator has product MIRAMLYRVSLLQALAVMIIISLLLPLPLLMLTYANSTYKSKQEEFTTLNTKKFNLSSAIFVESLWNFYPELGQKMLDQLLLDPNVQFVYVKDSNEKLFLRWEQQNRIANNDDTLFLHKSLEKDNVVVGSLEMGFKRQDLVDSVMSDLTLFGTMLFFQILFLVVLISWIYYYKIIRPIRRLVSHSNLLAQQKLDEPFVWDENDEIGTLGFALDKTRIKLKGFFDALKHENEILDEKVKLRTKELEDASRYKSEFLANMSHEIRTPMNAIMGMSHLLSKTAMNNTQSSYVGKIKEASSVLLRIINDILDFSKIEAGKMDVESIAFDLHKELKKSCSIFSVLAKEKGIDFQCDFVETNRFFKGDPCKIMQIVNNFLSNAIKFTKEGAVVLSVHEKSSEGNKATLTLNVRDSGMGIPKEKQSLLFKAFGQLDASITRKHGGTGLGLYICTQLAEMMQGHISLESEEGRGSLFSLTITLPIAQGLEIQHENSSGTYEPLRILVIEDQKKVSDMLCDFIRSFGFFVTTCKSNEDIAEKIQTIAQPYHLVILDYELAKGANGVDLYGQLTQKIAIEALPSFLMIATNDDAEIKNRINNAGIKSFLKKPINPSMLYDELVSLCSVASQTPLFDPSKIDLSSKRILIVEDNDINLEVATYLLKETHAKVEIARNGLEAVELIQEQEHPFDLILMDVQMPIMDGYEATRMIRKELNVLTPIVAMTANVMVQDIEKCIQAGMDAHIGKPFEVEDFYGTLLEVLHVSLSISPKQPVNTQKRVKKHFAKKEAIKKLGGNEALWQKLFVSFFETYLELPNKLQDLIEKKETAMLIDYVHTLKGLCGTIGVLVLEQHLGAVEQFLKEHHSVESVSLNEILEEHHANINTLRAEFEQIDLSTHTIQMQVHEDKQALEAILKELKLALDMSNVSKVSLLLEQLATHENIREHEAFKTLVFACKSFDFDAANMSLAHLCEEMKYG; this is encoded by the coding sequence ATGATTAGAGCGATGCTGTACCGCGTATCTTTATTGCAAGCCTTAGCAGTGATGATTATTATCTCACTGCTTTTGCCATTGCCTCTTTTAATGCTCACGTATGCCAATAGTACTTATAAAAGTAAGCAAGAAGAGTTTACAACGCTCAATACTAAAAAATTCAACCTCTCCTCAGCGATTTTTGTAGAGTCATTATGGAATTTTTACCCAGAATTAGGGCAAAAGATGCTCGACCAGCTTTTGCTGGATCCTAATGTGCAATTTGTCTATGTCAAAGATAGCAATGAAAAGCTTTTTTTGAGATGGGAGCAGCAAAATAGGATTGCGAACAATGATGACACACTCTTTTTACATAAATCGTTAGAAAAGGACAATGTGGTTGTTGGCTCATTAGAAATGGGCTTTAAACGTCAAGATCTTGTAGATTCGGTGATGTCTGACTTGACACTCTTTGGTACGATGCTTTTTTTCCAAATTCTTTTTTTAGTCGTTCTTATTTCATGGATTTATTACTATAAAATCATTCGACCGATTAGGCGTTTGGTAAGTCACTCCAATCTTTTAGCACAGCAAAAGCTCGATGAACCTTTTGTGTGGGATGAAAACGATGAAATTGGAACACTTGGTTTTGCACTTGATAAAACACGTATCAAACTTAAAGGGTTTTTTGATGCGCTCAAACATGAAAATGAGATATTGGATGAAAAAGTAAAACTGCGCACCAAAGAACTTGAGGATGCAAGCCGTTACAAATCGGAATTTTTAGCCAATATGAGCCATGAAATACGCACGCCTATGAATGCCATCATGGGTATGTCTCATCTACTCAGTAAAACAGCCATGAACAACACACAATCCAGTTATGTAGGAAAAATTAAAGAAGCATCTTCGGTGCTTCTTCGTATTATCAACGATATTTTGGATTTTTCTAAAATAGAAGCTGGCAAAATGGATGTTGAATCGATTGCTTTTGATCTGCATAAAGAACTCAAAAAAAGTTGTTCTATTTTCTCCGTTTTAGCCAAAGAGAAAGGCATTGATTTCCAGTGTGATTTTGTAGAAACAAACCGTTTTTTTAAAGGTGACCCTTGCAAAATTATGCAAATTGTCAATAACTTTTTAAGCAATGCGATCAAATTTACCAAAGAGGGTGCTGTTGTTCTGAGTGTTCACGAAAAATCCAGTGAAGGCAATAAAGCTACCTTGACATTAAATGTGCGAGATAGCGGTATGGGCATTCCTAAAGAGAAGCAATCGCTTCTGTTTAAAGCATTTGGACAGCTTGATGCTTCTATTACACGAAAACATGGTGGTACTGGGTTAGGACTTTACATTTGTACGCAGCTTGCCGAAATGATGCAAGGACACATCAGCCTAGAGAGTGAAGAGGGCAGAGGTAGCCTTTTTAGTTTAACCATCACACTGCCAATAGCACAAGGGCTAGAAATACAGCATGAAAATAGTAGTGGAACATATGAACCGCTGCGCATTTTAGTAATAGAAGATCAGAAAAAAGTCAGTGATATGCTCTGTGATTTTATTCGTTCGTTTGGATTTTTTGTTACGACATGTAAAAGCAATGAAGATATTGCTGAAAAAATTCAAACGATTGCACAACCTTATCATCTGGTGATTCTTGATTATGAGCTCGCAAAAGGGGCTAATGGCGTCGATCTTTATGGACAGTTGACACAAAAGATTGCCATTGAAGCGCTACCTTCTTTTTTAATGATCGCGACCAATGATGATGCAGAGATCAAAAATCGTATTAATAATGCAGGCATTAAATCCTTTTTGAAAAAACCGATCAATCCTTCGATGCTCTATGATGAACTCGTATCCTTATGTTCTGTTGCTTCACAGACGCCACTGTTTGATCCTTCCAAGATTGATCTCTCTTCTAAACGTATTTTGATTGTTGAAGACAATGACATTAACCTCGAAGTTGCAACCTACTTGCTCAAAGAGACTCATGCCAAAGTTGAGATAGCCCGCAATGGCTTGGAAGCAGTCGAGTTGATTCAAGAGCAAGAACATCCGTTTGATCTAATTTTAATGGACGTTCAGATGCCGATCATGGATGGGTATGAAGCGACACGCATGATTCGTAAAGAGCTCAATGTTCTAACGCCTATTGTAGCGATGACCGCTAATGTCATGGTACAGGATATTGAAAAATGTATTCAAGCGGGGATGGATGCTCATATTGGGAAACCATTTGAAGTTGAAGACTTCTATGGCACGCTGTTAGAGGTTTTACATGTAAGCCTTTCTATCTCTCCAAAACAACCCGTAAATACTCAAAAACGCGTGAAAAAACATTTTGCAAAAAAAGAAGCGATTAAAAAACTAGGAGGCAATGAAGCATTGTGGCAAAAGCTTTTTGTCAGTTTTTTTGAAACCTACTTAGAACTGCCTAATAAGTTGCAAGACTTGATCGAAAAGAAAGAGACTGCAATGCTGATTGATTATGTCCATACACTCAAAGGACTTTGCGGAACGATAGGCGTCTTAGTTTTAGAACAGCATCTTGGCGCAGTAGAACAGTTTTTAAAAGAGCATCATAGTGTCGAAAGTGTCTCTTTGAATGAAATTCTTGAAGAGCATCATGCCAACATCAATACATTACGCGCTGAATTTGAACAAATTGATTTAAGCACACATACAATTCAAATGCAAGTCCATGAAGATAAACAAGCCTTGGAAGCGATTCTTAAAGAGCTTAAACTCGCTCTTGATATGTCCAATGTTTCTAAAGTTAGCCTCCTTCTCGAACAGCTTGCAACACATGAAAACATACGTGAACATGAAGCTTTTAAAACACTCGTATTCGCATGTAAAAGCTTTGATTTTGATGCCGCAAATATGAGCTTGGCACACTTGTGTGAGGAGATGAAGTATGGCTAA
- a CDS encoding MBL fold metallo-hydrolase RNA specificity domain-containing protein, whose protein sequence is MAKVTSYGAASMVTGSCHLLEIQSIKILIDCGMIQGEHWKNNYELFPFDVPSLDYLVLTHAHVDHIGRVPKLIKEGFRGEIISTDATLDIAYIMLLDSAGLLQEEYETQLRKALRRGEENTVQEPLYTKEHVEQVFTKKIRRVKYDEVINIAPFLKLTFHNAGHIMGSAFVEVNYEEDTLHKSVVFSGDLGSKNRLLLNPLSPLAKTDTLFIESTYGDREHRALDESIKEFKEAIIQTLESGGNVVIPSFALERTQEILWLLHQMHQAGELHNCHVFLDSPLAIEATKIYQKYPAQLNQTLGLRVSLGDDPFSFPELQYTPRRKDSMEINEVEKRAIIIAGSGMCNGGRVLHHLKQRIWDPKNAIIFVGFQVKGTLGRDIIDGEQFIRIYGEDIKVRAKLYTINGFSAHADRADMLSWIKQIKELKNIYLIHGEEDKLELFKAYLKENIESKVHIVKKAESIYL, encoded by the coding sequence ATGGCAAAAGTCACATCGTATGGTGCAGCTTCTATGGTTACAGGTTCATGTCACTTATTAGAGATTCAATCGATTAAAATTTTAATCGATTGTGGAATGATTCAAGGTGAACATTGGAAAAACAACTACGAGCTTTTTCCTTTTGATGTGCCTTCTCTTGATTATTTGGTTTTAACACATGCGCATGTCGATCATATTGGTAGGGTTCCAAAATTGATTAAAGAGGGCTTTCGTGGAGAAATTATATCCACCGATGCAACCTTAGATATTGCGTATATCATGCTTTTAGACAGTGCTGGATTACTACAAGAAGAGTATGAAACACAGCTTCGAAAAGCACTTCGTCGTGGTGAAGAGAATACCGTCCAAGAGCCACTTTACACGAAAGAGCATGTAGAACAAGTTTTTACGAAAAAAATTCGCCGTGTAAAATACGATGAGGTCATTAATATTGCTCCTTTTTTAAAACTCACATTTCACAATGCAGGTCATATTATGGGGAGTGCTTTTGTTGAGGTCAATTATGAAGAAGATACCTTGCACAAAAGTGTTGTTTTCTCAGGCGACCTTGGTAGTAAAAACCGTTTGCTACTCAATCCTCTAAGTCCCCTTGCTAAGACAGACACTCTTTTTATAGAATCAACGTATGGTGATAGAGAACATAGAGCCTTAGATGAGAGTATCAAAGAGTTTAAAGAAGCCATTATTCAAACGCTTGAGTCGGGCGGTAATGTTGTCATACCTTCGTTTGCATTGGAGCGAACCCAAGAGATTTTATGGTTATTGCATCAGATGCATCAAGCGGGTGAATTGCACAATTGTCATGTCTTTTTAGATAGCCCTCTTGCCATTGAGGCAACGAAGATTTACCAAAAATATCCTGCACAACTGAATCAAACCTTGGGGTTACGTGTAAGTCTTGGGGATGATCCTTTTTCATTCCCAGAGCTTCAATATACGCCTCGTAGAAAAGATTCGATGGAAATTAATGAGGTGGAAAAACGCGCTATCATCATCGCTGGAAGTGGTATGTGTAATGGTGGTAGAGTTTTGCATCACCTTAAACAACGTATTTGGGATCCTAAAAATGCCATTATTTTTGTGGGTTTCCAAGTGAAGGGAACGTTGGGACGAGATATCATCGATGGAGAGCAGTTTATCCGCATTTACGGTGAAGATATTAAAGTACGTGCAAAACTTTATACGATCAATGGTTTTTCTGCACATGCTGATCGTGCGGATATGTTGTCATGGATTAAACAGATCAAAGAATTAAAGAATATTTATCTCATTCATGGCGAAGAGGACAAATTAGAGCTTTTTAAAGCCTATTTAAAAGAAAATATCGAAAGTAAGGTACATATTGTCAAAAAAGCGGAGTCTATTTATCTCTAA